From Rutidosis leptorrhynchoides isolate AG116_Rl617_1_P2 chromosome 3, CSIRO_AGI_Rlap_v1, whole genome shotgun sequence, a single genomic window includes:
- the LOC139902027 gene encoding probable receptor-like protein kinase At1g49730: MGLHSGIDIKSTKNLLIGGAIILVILFTIILKKWAVYLDSKAKARSLAKAQGDHDQKSIGLCSLSTTKSIRTYALEEIKMATRDFRIRIGVGATSYVYLAELGDGQFGAVKRVMEERGGYQKMFLDEVSILLRISHPNLVALLGFCLDKGEQLLLLEYIPNKSLFDRLHTNKGKLSGTLSWSSRLSIALDIAYALDYLHSVADPPVIHRDVKSSNVLLINDDHAKLADFGLCKLGHESYSAQTPTIIRGSLGYVDTNYLNTGLVSPKSDVYSFGVLLLELITGMKSLQGSVTLAEWTNECRKHQDVDVMMGMLDPKLNGQVNVEQLRVVVYVVNLALLENSMARPNMAEIASRLSSCMDHSPETDLPV, from the exons ATGGGATTACATTCTGGAATAGACataaaatcaacaaaaaacttgttGATAGGAGGAGCAATAATTTTGGTCATTTTATTCACAATTATCTTGAAGAAATGGGCAGTTTATTTAGACTCCAAAGCAAAAGCCAGATCTTTGGCTAAAGCACAAGGTGACCATGATCAAAAGAGCATAGGGTTATGTTCATTATCTACTACCAAAAGTATTAGAACTTATGCACTTGAAGAAATCAAGATGGCCACAAGGGATTTTCGAATACGAATAGGTGTTGGTGCCACGTCATATGTTTATCTGGCTGAGCTCGGTGATGGACAGTTTGGTGCGGTGAAAAGAGTGATGGAAGAGAGGGGTGGTTACCAGAAGATGTTTCTTGATGAAGTTTCCATCTTGCTTAGGATTTCTCACCCTAACTTGGTTGCATTGTTGGGTTTTTGCTTAGATAAAG GTGAGCAACTTCTTCTACTAGAATATATACCTAACAAAAGCCTCTTCGATCGTCTACACACCAACAAAGGCAAACTATCAGGAACACTCTCATGGTCAAGTCGTTTAAGCATCGCCCTAGACATTGCATACGCTCTAGACTACCTCCACTCAGTTGCAGACCCGCCTGTCATTCACAGAGACGTAAAATCATCCAACGTCCTTCTCATTAACGACGATCATGCAAAACTAGCCGACTTCGGCCTATGCAAATTAGGTCATGAATCATATAGTGCTCAAACCCCAACAATAATACGTGGCTCTTTAGGCTACGTTGATACAAATTACCTCAACACAGGACTAGTATCACCTAAGAGTGACGTTTATAGTTTTGGTGTTTTGTTGCTGGAGCTTATAACTGGAATGAAGTCGTTACAAGGCTCAGTAACGCTAGCTGAGTGGACGAACGAGTGCAGGAAACATCAAGATGTGGATGTTATGATGGGAATGTTGGATCCAAAGTTGAATGGTCAAGTGAATGTGGAACAACTTAGAGTTGTGGTATATGTGGTTAACTTGGCATTGCTAGAGAACTCGATGGCTAGACCAAATATGGCGGAAATTGCGTCTAGGTTATCTAGTTGTATGGATCATTCACCTGAAACTGATTTGCCGGTATGA